GGTTGACTGTTGCCTCGGGATCTGTGTTTGAGTCTTGCATGAATTTTTTTGGGCGGCtgtgaattttatttgaaaagttttgttttgttttgtttatttttagagtttaaaaggggaaaaaaaacagTGACACAACTGCTGTCTTCTTTTAATTgaaatgatttatctatttttttataaaaaaaactattgtataatacatcaaatttttatatagtaaTAGGTGAATAAATTGAGGGTTTAAAATCAACACATACTGTTAAAATGGATTTTAGGTaaatttttggtaaaaaaaatcatatttattcattttaggtTATATTGTGGAAGGGATTTATTAGTTTAATATggttaatataaatttttggaCAAACATATAACAAACTTTCTATTTTGATTGAGTTAATAATAAGTCTCtagtttttgcatttatttatcttttaataagcCTTAAACTGTCGGCTGTTGATGGCTAttgtaaaaaacaaaacaaaaaaaaattatccatgaTTTATGTTTGGCAACAATGACAACAATAAATCTTTTCACACGTGTACCTGACTTAATGTTTATGGTCTTTATGATTTTAAACATAAAGGtgtgaaaaataatattattaaatatatatagtatccAAATTTTTTAGGGCGGTTTTGTTtgacttttaaaataaacttcTAATAATTATACAGCTTAATACAGATATACAGGATTTGAAAGTACATGACCTTACagttattttactaattttatcTTATTGTTTACTTCGAGGTTTACTATTTTATTACAACAATAAAATGTGAAATATgctatgtttaaaaatattacagtAATTTCTTATTATCACTTTTGCTTGAAAACTTATattactttaatattttattattgtgtttGATTCGATCAATGTGGTTGAAAGCTAAAAGTCTGAAAATGCCtttaaatctaaaattttcaacaaatttaagataaaaatatgaaaaaaaaaaatttcacatgaaaatataattaaaaatataaactaaaatttatatatcactATAtcataatcaatatatataattattaaaatataaattgaaatttataattaaggttaaaaaatttaattttgggtAAGGGATAATTgagttttattattaaaaattaaaagtaaactCATCTTAAATAATTACATTGTAAGAGTAAAATTGTCTAATTTTAGCATAGATTATCACCATTGATAATCCAAGATGAACAGTTATTTTGAATGTAATGTGATTATCTAGTTTCTTAATAATATTTCACTATTAAGATTTTCTAATGACTATTAACATTAATGGTGCTACAGTTCAaacatgataatatttttagattcaCTTGAttctcaaaaatattttcatataatcgCGAACTAAATAACCGTTCCGGGTCGTTTTGTTCACAAAAATGTTACAATAttgttcaaaataaaattattggaAATATAATTCCAAGTCATGCTAACGAAAATATGTGCAATTTATGTTTGATTGACAAAACAGTTATGTAGCTAGATTGTAACattaatatgtttaattaattaggaATCTTATACTATAAACTGtctttttactaaaataccatTATGTAAAGTTACCAAATATACTACAATTGTGAATAGGAATgttgttttaataataaatatttttaatattaaaaaaataaaatctgaactttaaaatattttattttattaaatcaaaaattttaattattttaaataaaaataatttttttcttcaacttaatatttgaaaaaaaaatatcaaatgtttTGCTTACACTACAAGCAAGAAACTGTTGAATTAGAAACAGTAATTTAGCAACGGACTGGTTCTGTTGCGATTTAATAACTGATTAGCAATGGATTAGACCGTCCGTTACAATgttacaaacaaaatttaggactgtttcaaaatttaaaacgtAAATGCCATCGGTGGCTAATCCGTTTCTGTTTTAGAAACCGGTAAAATATTCGTGGAAAGGCAAAACATGAAATTTTcttacttttgaatttttaaaaaatttatgttttcaaaatgtttttgaatttaaagGTTATAATGGAGGAAATAAAACTATTgagttaatatataataatcacattatcaaaaatattatcaaaattattaaattacaagAATGTAATGATTCCAcctaaataattaatcaaatgagATAAGCTTATcgccattataaaaaataataataataataaaaataatgatgtaGTACAGTGACATACCAAATAATAACTACCATATTCAATGAATGACCGTATATAAAATACTTTCGCTTCTCATTCCGAAGTCAAATGGTTGGGGATGGTTCACCCatatttctaattattattattattattattattatatatatatatatataattttaaagtcAAAAAGTACACTTTGTCTAGTATTCCACGGAGGCAACAGCCAGGAAGAGTCATGCTCAGCTCATGCTTGCCTTTTTCCAGGAAATTTAATTCCATAATTGAAACAATTAAGTTATCAGATATTCAGAGACATAGAGCCCACCAATTGACTAGTTTTGTCTCCTTCAGTTGAGTAAAACACTACACTAGAGCATCACAAACAACACTATCATTATCTTTACTtcttatttgttaatatatagTAGAACATTTGAGGGAAACTGCTAGGAAGACAGTTATTTCAGTTACATTGGCTTGTTTGGTGGAAATCATGGTTATGACAAGGAAATTTCCATGGTTGAAAATTTGGAAAATACAATGAATCTAATTATCTATGGTGGATGTCGTTTttatcatcaaatgtgattttgattaatatcatcatgttttgtttggtatcaattttttttgtttttttgttttttatcttcAAGTTGTATTCTTAATCACTTGTTTATTAGTTTTACTTTGACAAACAACTCAAGTGTTAggcagaaaaaaatattaactatgAATAAATTAGGGAGAAAATTTTGACAGTGACTTCttgaattaatatattaaaataattagtagTCACATATTAGTTAATTAGAAAATATGgattagaatatataaatttgggGTTCTCATTCTAtcagttaaattttttaattgaattaggttagataatatatttagtttatatttaatatggtATTAGAGctagtttatttaatttatttgtgacGTGATTAGTTAAAATAGACTActatatcaattaatttagaaaatatagatTGGAATATATAAGCTTGGGTTTCTAATTTTATAAACTTAAACTTTTTGGATTGAATCTGacccaaataatatgtttgatttaCATCTAAACTAGGgttagaatttatttatttaatttatttatgatgtAACTAATTAAAATAGACTATGATGTATCAAAAGGGTGAATTTTAGTAGTCTTCTATTACTATCAATCGACATGAACTTAATCaagaaagctttttttttttttgttttgtcttaaatgaaaatatagatcTTCGCTTTTGATTggtgtaaatgaaaaaaaaaataatgatgatgatttggcATGGCCAATAAAAagaattacaaataaaatttgcTTTGAATATGGCATAGCAGCCTCAAGACAAACATGTGCTGAattaagagaaagaagaaggaagcctACTTTTgatttttactttcttttgtttggcACAATGTTCTCTTGTCCACTTCATTGCCTAACTAAATCCAGAATCTAATTATAATTATACTATCACTTCAATTCTCCACCAAATATCATCCATTATCTTAaatcaaatacaataaaaatccAAGACTTCCAGTATCAGCTTTTTCACCAATATGTACTTTActtcaaaaatcatttttcatatatttttatcaaatatttttatttacttatactAATTTTTTAAGATAGAAGAAGTGaattaaggtttttttaaataaaatggacAAGCCACAAGGGTGTGCAACATAAATACCAAGTTATTTTTTCGATGTATTTGTACCTTCACTTTTCGTGAGCTGATgtttaaactctttttttagCAAAACATAAATACTTTATGTAGGGAATCGGTACTAATAACCCAAAAAATTATtggataaatatttaatttttttaaaaaagcatacattaaaaaaaaaaagaaaaaaaagagagaatgtACTTATTGAGGGAGTGGCATATCTAGAAGGTATGACCACTTGCTCTTTATTTCATTGGTCAGAGTTTACTTGTTGATAATACCAAAGTGGTTTAAAAGCTTTGAAAATGACCATATTATACAGTTCAGATACATGCAAGTCTTCAAAAGTGATTAGATTTGAAATAAATGAAGGGGAGAAACTTCTTGCAACCTTTGAAGGAAATTTCCTTGAAACAAAGGTGTTTCCATTAGTCTTTCTCACTTGCATGTATCTTAATTGAAGTCCTTTTCATGGCCACTCATATGCACACCTATATATTTATAGTAGTCTCAGTGAATGACTTGTTCTATACTCTTATGTCCATCATGCAACTCATTTAGAATTGTAGAGTGAGGTACCAAcactctttcctcttcttttctttttctgtttttcagTGCTTGAATGCTTTTATGATCATTTGAATGTAAGGTGGAGTATTAATTCTTGGttagtttttactttttctttttctgttatGGATGAAGATTGATATAGTGTTCAATTCAAAGTAATTTgacaattgatttgattttcttttcatttagtGTTGTAATACTGATCATTCAATACTGTTGCAGAGGAGAACAATGCAGAAATAAAACAGAGTAAGCACTTTTTGGCAAATGATAAAAAACTAGCAATCtctactttttatttgttttctctgTTAAACATTGaacattataatttaaatgcagaaataaaatggagtgaatgctttttttttctgcaaTTAATCAAAAGCTCACAATCTcttctttgtattttattttattttttctctgtAAAACATTGAACATTTAATGGAAATACAGAAACAAAACAGAGTAaacatttttcatcttttttcttgCAGTTCATCAAGAACACACAATCTCTTTTTCTGTAATTCATTGATAACTTACaatcttttatatttgatgttgTTTCTCTCTGTAAAACAATGAATATTGCAATGCAAATGGTTATATTATTCGGCAACTCCGGAGAAAGGCATCTCTGATTGCATGCATTTCCTTGGAGACATCTCTCATTGGCATCCTCTCCAGAGGTGATTCCTTTGAACACAGAAGGCCAATTCTAATTACTGAAACCATGCAATCAAGAGCAGAGCCTCTGTTTCTCAtatttctttcatcattctcaATTGCCTCTTCGATCAAACATGAGTCGATAATATCCATAACCTTATTAGGAAACGCCATTTCGACAAATTTATGGAGACTTCTTCCATCCTTGAAATCATCATCAGTTGGCCTCTTTCCTGTAAACATCTCTAGCAGAAGTATTCCATAGCTATACACATCTCCATGAATAGATACTTTGTTGGCAACTCCATACTCTGTTTTATTTCAAAGTTTACCAGGAATGTTAGATcagcaggaaaaaaaaaatatgaacaaaactTGAAAATTTCCTCACCTGGAGCAACATAACCAATTGATCCTCTCAAACCAAAAGAACTGCTTGATTTCTCAGAGGACTTGCTAACACTTGTTATTGAAAATCTCGATAACCCGAAGTCACTCAAATGAGCAACCAAATCACTGTCAAGCAGCACATTGCTTGGCTTCAGATCACAATGAACAATTGGTGTTTGTCCTTGATGATCATGAAGATATTCCAGTGCAGAAGCCACATCAACAGCAACATTCAACCTCTGCATCAGATTCAATTTCTTCGGCTGGTCCTGCTCAACGTCTTCATGATGCATCCATTGGTCTAAGTTTCCATTAGGCATGAACTCATAAACTATGGCTTTGAAATCATTTCCTCTGATGTCCACACTAGCACATGCTGTTATAATCCTGACTAGATTTCGGTGTCGGATGTTCTTCAAAGCTTCGCATTCATACATGAAACTCTTGGATGCTCCTCTTTGATTCAAGTCAAGTACTTTCACAGCAACAACCTTGTTTTCATCATCAATGGCCAGCAATCCTCTGTATACAGACCCAAAGCTACCAGTCCCTACCAAGTTAGCCACGGCGAAACCATCGGTTGCTTTGAAAAGCTCGGCATAAGAGACCCTCATTAGAAAGCAAGAGATCTTCATATGCTGTTCTTTTAACAATGAACTCATTGATAGTTTCTTTctagcaatcaaacaacaaaacacGATGAAACAGATCAATGCACCGATTGTTATTGGAAGGATCACCGCAAGTGTAGGAAACTGATGTTTTTTCCGAGAAGCTTGAGCATGGAAAGGGCATGGTGGTAACTTCAACTCTTGAATCCCTCCACAGAGCCGAAAATTTCCAAGGACTGAGATTTTATTCACATTGGCAAAGACCCCATGTTTAGGCAGTTCTCCTTCAAAGCCATTGAATGAGAGATTCAAAGAAGATAAACCTTTGAATTCCTCCAAGAAACTTGGAACAGGACCTGAAAAGTTATTATGAGAAAGATCTAATTCTTGCAAGCCTTTCAATGAAGACAAAGTTGATGGAATGGCTCCAGTGAATGAGTTCCCATTCATGTACAAGTACTCCAAACTCTTGCATTGGCCAAGAGAAGTTGGGATTTCACCAGAGAGTTTATTCAGAGAGACATCAAACTTGCCTAAATTTTGCAAAGTTCCAATCTCCACTGGAATTGGCCCTGTCAATGAATTGTTGAACAATTCAATACCTATAGTGATAGAAGGGATACTGAAAATCTCTTTGGGTATGCTACCATTAAGATGATTATCAGATAAGGTGATGTACTCCATCTTCTGGCAATTCCCAATGGTTACAGGAATGCTTCCACTGAGTTGATTGGATTCCAAAAACAATCTATACAAATGAGTGAAGTTGCCAATGCTGGCTGGGATTATCCCAGAGAGATAGTTGAAATCCAAGGCCAAAATATTAAGATTTTTAAGCTTTCCAATGGATGAAGGTATAGAACCAGTGAAAAGATTTGGACCCATGATAATCACTTCCAAACCTATCAGATTTCCAATCCCTTCAGGTATACTGCCAGACAACAAGCTATACCCCATTGACAGAACCTCCAGTCCTGTTGAAAGGTTAACAATGGAGTTTGGTAGCAGACCTTCAAATTCATTGCAACTAAGCTCTAATTTCTTCAGATTAGTGTTGTTGGTCAGAGCATGGAGGAAACTCCAATCAGAGTCTTCCTTTGCTTCCAAATGGTTATAAACAAGATTGAGATTGGTCATTTTCTGCAAAGTTCCCAGACTTGCAGGGATCTTTCCAGTGAAAAAATTGCTCTTAAATTCAACAGATTGAAGACTGGAAGCATTGGACAAAGATGCAGGAATGGAGCCATGAAAAGAATTGGTGGACAAGGAGATGAACTGAAGATTAGACACAAGGTGGCCCATTTCCTTTGGAAGAGTTCCAGAAAGCTTGAAATTCCAACCCAAATTTAAGTACACTAAAGCAGAGAGGTTCCATACTGAAGATGGTATGGTTCCTTCAAGAGTGTTATTAGAAAGATTAAGATAAGTGAGACTAGAGAGACCACCCAACTGAGATGGTATACTTCCTGAAAGATCATTGAAAGAGAGATCAAGATCAGTGAGAAGAGAGAGATTACCAAAGGATGAAGGGATGCTTCCTCTGAGATTATTAGTGCCAAGAGATAAAACCTTGAGACTCTGAAGAGACCCAAACTGTTCAGGGATCTCTCCTTCAAGCTTGTTGCTCTTCAGGTCTATGCTTTGAATGTAAGTCCAGTTGCTGAGGTTTTCAGGAAGTGTACCTTGGAGTTCATTGTTGCTGAGATTGAGAGTTTGGAGGAAGATGAGATTAGTCAAGTATGGAGATATGTTTCCTGTCAAGCTAAGTGAGCTTAGCTGCAAGGAAatgactcttcttcttcttcttcttcttcttcttcttctaaattCTTTGCCATTATTATCACAAGCAACACCAGGCCATTGGCAGTAATGGAGGGAGTCATTCCATGAGGACAAGCCTCCAGAAATGGAGTTCTTGAAAGATAAGAGAGCTTCAAGGTCTGTGTTGTTCTGAGAGGTTGAAGAACATGCAAAGGTGGCCATGCAGAATAGAAAGATGAAACAGTGGAGATGAGTCTGGTTTCTGGTGTTCATTGTGAATGGAATGGATTTGTTGAAGCATATGCATGGATGGGTTTGttatataatgtaatattttaGAAAAGTAGCCAAATATCTGGGAATTCAGTCATTGGTAAGCATTCAAATTTAAgagtttgaactttgaaggCTTAGGTTGTGTTCAGTTTTCATGGTTGGAATTTGAGGTGTGAATGAGTTCAATTGCAGGGAAAACTcaacattgattttgtttaagTTCCTATTTTCTGGCTCAAAAGACTTTGAACCATTGATTGACTTGGAAATCTGGAAATTTCTgttaaaatatacataattaaCTATGATACTTAGCAGAGATATAagataaacaatttttattttatttattattatatatatatatatttttacaaataaacaacaaatgaCCATTTTAAAAAAGTCGGGTCATGCAAAGacaggaaaaacaaataaaattataataaaagaagGACTACTCAatttattatcttaaaaaataactatGTAATATAATATTGGTGTGAGTTAAATTTTGGgagaatttaattaaatgaagtAGACATTTATTGATGTGAATTAAATTTTGAGACCAAGACAATTTGTAATTGAGTAACATGAAAATTAAGT
This genomic window from Dioscorea cayenensis subsp. rotundata cultivar TDr96_F1 chromosome 20, TDr96_F1_v2_PseudoChromosome.rev07_lg8_w22 25.fasta, whole genome shotgun sequence contains:
- the LOC120251407 gene encoding receptor kinase-like protein Xa21 encodes the protein MNTRNQTHLHCFIFLFCMATFACSSTSQNNTDLEALLSFKNSISGGLSSWNDSLHYCQWPGVACDNNGKEFRRRRRRRRRRRVISLQLSSLSLTGNISPYLTNLIFLQTLNLSNNELQGTLPENLSNWTYIQSIDLKSNKLEGEIPEQFGSLQSLKVLSLGTNNLRGSIPSSFGNLSLLTDLDLSFNDLSGSIPSQLGGLSSLTYLNLSNNTLEGTIPSSVWNLSALVYLNLGWNFKLSGTLPKEMGHLVSNLQFISLSTNSFHGSIPASLSNASSLQSVEFKSNFFTGKIPASLGTLQKMTNLNLVYNHLEAKEDSDWSFLHALTNNTNLKKLELSCNEFEGLLPNSIVNLSTGLEVLSMGYSLLSGSIPEGIGNLIGLEVIIMGPNLFTGSIPSSIGKLKNLNILALDFNYLSGIIPASIGNFTHLYRLFLESNQLSGSIPVTIGNCQKMEYITLSDNHLNGSIPKEIFSIPSITIGIELFNNSLTGPIPVEIGTLQNLGKFDVSLNKLSGEIPTSLGQCKSLEYLYMNGNSFTGAIPSTLSSLKGLQELDLSHNNFSGPVPSFLEEFKGLSSLNLSFNGFEGELPKHGVFANVNKISVLGNFRLCGGIQELKLPPCPFHAQASRKKHQFPTLAVILPITIGALICFIVFCCLIARKKLSMSSLLKEQHMKISCFLMRVSYAELFKATDGFAVANLVGTGSFGSVYRGLLAIDDENKVVAVKVLDLNQRGASKSFMYECEALKNIRHRNLVRIITACASVDIRGNDFKAIVYEFMPNGNLDQWMHHEDVEQDQPKKLNLMQRLNVAVDVASALEYLHDHQGQTPIVHCDLKPSNVLLDSDLVAHLSDFGLSRFSITSVSKSSEKSSSSFGLRGSIGYVAPEYGVANKVSIHGDVYSYGILLLEMFTGKRPTDDDFKDGRSLHKFVEMAFPNKVMDIIDSCLIEEAIENDERNMRNRGSALDCMVSVIRIGLLCSKESPLERMPMRDVSKEMHAIRDAFLRSCRII